One stretch of Kocuria turfanensis DNA includes these proteins:
- a CDS encoding Abi family protein, which produces MKPALSHVQLVEQLAERGLEIPDADRAIRYLRHIGYYRLSPYTIPYQIHDGSHQFHPGTTFDDVLGLYVFDRQLRLLVLDAVERVEVAVRASLTDIMATSAGGPHWYVDPRHFGDAQKHRRLLDEIREQCSQQLRRQAEPTGDPVTHRSALEHYLTTYATPELPPSWVMVEMLTIGQLSHLYSNLRPRHARTAIAHSLGLNEAVLSSWLKTYVRVRNVCAHHGRLWNVGLGVYPAIPADASVAWLTDRAVFDEDENRRKRLYPVLVSLQSVLTTVSPRSSWSQRLVQLLEQHPHVPLRAMGLFHGWANDPFWTAPLAPLANSPAESHNLVPRG; this is translated from the coding sequence ATGAAACCCGCCCTGTCCCATGTGCAACTGGTGGAACAACTGGCCGAGCGGGGGCTAGAGATCCCAGATGCGGACCGGGCCATCCGCTATCTGCGGCACATCGGCTACTACCGACTGTCGCCCTATACGATCCCCTATCAGATTCACGATGGGTCCCATCAGTTCCACCCCGGGACGACGTTCGATGATGTGCTCGGCCTCTACGTGTTCGACCGCCAGCTACGCCTTCTCGTGCTTGATGCCGTGGAGCGGGTGGAAGTCGCTGTGCGCGCCAGTCTCACCGACATCATGGCCACCAGTGCTGGCGGGCCTCATTGGTATGTGGATCCAAGGCACTTCGGTGACGCCCAGAAGCACCGCCGGCTCCTGGACGAGATCCGCGAGCAATGCTCCCAACAGCTCCGCCGTCAGGCAGAACCCACCGGAGACCCCGTCACCCATCGCTCCGCGTTGGAGCACTACCTCACCACCTACGCCACTCCTGAGCTCCCACCATCGTGGGTGATGGTCGAAATGTTGACCATCGGGCAGCTAAGCCACCTGTACTCGAACCTTCGGCCGCGCCATGCCAGGACCGCGATCGCGCACTCACTCGGACTGAACGAGGCAGTCCTGTCCTCGTGGCTGAAAACCTATGTCCGGGTCCGCAACGTGTGCGCCCACCACGGTCGCCTGTGGAACGTCGGTCTGGGCGTCTACCCCGCCATCCCCGCCGACGCCTCAGTCGCCTGGCTCACGGACCGCGCGGTCTTCGATGAGGACGAGAACCGGCGCAAGCGTCTCTATCCCGTCCTAGTTTCGCTGCAATCAGTCCTCACCACCGTGTCGCCCCGCAGCAGCTGGTCGCAACGATTGGTCCAGCTACTCGAGCAACACCCACACGTCCCGTTGCGAGCCATGGGCTTGTTCCACGGTTGGGCGAATGACCCGTTCTGGACCGCCCCCCTCGCACCATTAGCCAATTCCCCCGCAGAGTCTCACAACCTAGTGCCGAGGGGTTGA
- a CDS encoding GNAT family N-acetyltransferase → MRLRETVPADLDILLSWVPSEADMVLWSGRTFTWPLDRGQLESYLQNKQRRYWTGLDPESGNPVGHASLLVDADAAMMRLGCVLLDPAARGRGLGRELISAAVRTGFETTELPAMKLGVYSHNVSARRVYEDLGFRETGRVRSTEMDGHPWHAMEMERPRPH, encoded by the coding sequence ATGCGCCTGCGAGAGACGGTCCCAGCCGACCTGGACATCCTCTTGAGCTGGGTGCCGTCCGAGGCGGACATGGTGCTCTGGTCCGGGCGCACGTTCACCTGGCCGCTGGATCGTGGGCAACTGGAGAGCTACCTGCAGAACAAACAACGCCGGTACTGGACCGGGCTGGACCCGGAGTCGGGGAACCCTGTCGGTCACGCCTCCCTGCTCGTCGACGCTGACGCGGCCATGATGCGGCTCGGTTGCGTCCTCCTCGATCCGGCAGCTCGAGGGCGTGGTTTGGGGCGGGAGCTGATCAGCGCGGCGGTGCGCACAGGCTTCGAGACCACGGAGCTGCCGGCCATGAAGCTGGGCGTGTACTCGCACAACGTCTCAGCTCGACGCGTGTACGAGGATCTGGGCTTCCGGGAGACCGGCCGGGTGCGCAGCACCGAGATGGACGGCCACCCCTGGCATGCCATGGAGATGGAGCGACCAAGACCCCACTAG
- a CDS encoding recombinase family protein gives MGKLIGYARVSTRQQDADRQVSDLLSAGVRRDDVYVDSGVSGGRASRPQFDRAVAALEEGDTLVITTLDRLGRSTQNMLTFAEALRGRGSGLRVLNLGGGDVDTATPMGSMVFTVMAALAQMELEIKRERITDSVAKRRAAGKDLGGRRQTFTDSQIRNVLRLIEGGEPAAQVARDLGMSRATLYRRIRELPQVTTI, from the coding sequence GTGGGGAAGCTGATCGGGTACGCCAGGGTGTCGACGCGCCAACAAGACGCAGACCGTCAAGTGTCTGACCTTCTGAGTGCCGGCGTGCGACGTGATGACGTGTACGTAGACAGTGGAGTGTCTGGGGGCCGTGCATCGCGTCCGCAGTTTGACCGTGCCGTGGCCGCCCTCGAAGAGGGCGACACGCTGGTCATCACCACGCTGGACCGGTTGGGGCGGTCCACGCAGAACATGCTGACCTTCGCCGAGGCGCTGCGGGGGAGAGGTTCCGGGCTGCGGGTGCTGAACCTCGGGGGAGGAGACGTGGATACCGCGACCCCGATGGGTTCGATGGTCTTCACGGTGATGGCCGCTTTGGCGCAGATGGAGCTGGAGATCAAGCGGGAGCGGATTACCGACTCGGTGGCCAAGCGCCGGGCCGCGGGCAAGGATCTCGGCGGGCGGCGCCAGACCTTCACCGACTCCCAGATCCGCAACGTCCTGCGCCTGATCGAGGGCGGGGAGCCGGCTGCTCAGGTCGCCCGCGACCTGGGGATGTCCAGGGCGACCCTGTACCGGCGGATCCGGGAGCTGCCGCAAGTGACGACCATCTGA
- a CDS encoding PLDc N-terminal domain-containing protein, which yields MIPTSWEVLALLVGAAVIVLFVVAVLSLSRDERYTASQRLLWLLVLLAAPVVGPLLWLSLGRRHAPEPRNRPAR from the coding sequence TTGATCCCCACCAGCTGGGAGGTCCTCGCGCTGCTGGTCGGGGCCGCGGTGATCGTGCTGTTCGTCGTCGCGGTTCTCTCCTTGTCCCGGGATGAGCGCTACACCGCGAGCCAGCGCCTGCTGTGGCTGCTCGTGCTGCTGGCCGCCCCTGTGGTGGGCCCGCTCCTGTGGCTGAGCCTCGGGCGGCGCCACGCGCCCGAACCCCGGAACCGGCCCGCCCGGTGA
- a CDS encoding TetR/AcrR family transcriptional regulator has product MPARASESDGLTRIERERRAQIIAATITLVAERGYPAASLSRIAQAAGVAKGTVVYHFTTKDAVLAAAYQQVLTSLVTHVAEQVETVPIRHAPQAYVRAMLEHLTGHPDHARTIVQVGLASAANGGRVRPPSQERWAPLATLLGEAVAASGRTVNTDKLRTLAVLVGGMIDAVVAEFLDDPTYDADAAAEQIVDLLTHEL; this is encoded by the coding sequence ATGCCAGCGCGTGCGTCGGAGAGCGACGGTCTGACCCGGATCGAGCGGGAGCGGCGCGCCCAGATCATCGCCGCAACCATCACCCTGGTGGCTGAGCGCGGATACCCCGCAGCGTCCTTGTCGCGGATCGCGCAGGCCGCCGGGGTGGCCAAAGGCACCGTCGTTTACCACTTCACGACCAAGGACGCGGTCCTGGCCGCGGCCTACCAGCAGGTCCTGACCTCCTTGGTCACGCACGTGGCAGAACAGGTTGAGACCGTGCCCATCCGGCACGCTCCGCAGGCATACGTGCGAGCAATGCTCGAACACCTCACCGGTCACCCGGACCACGCCCGCACGATCGTGCAGGTCGGCCTGGCCTCTGCCGCCAACGGTGGCCGGGTGCGCCCACCCAGCCAGGAACGCTGGGCACCCTTGGCAACCCTGCTGGGCGAAGCCGTCGCAGCCAGCGGCCGCACTGTGAACACGGACAAGCTGCGGACCCTGGCGGTCCTGGTCGGCGGGATGATCGACGCTGTCGTCGCGGAGTTCCTCGACGACCCGACCTACGACGCCGATGCCGCGGCCGAGCAGATCGTGGACCTGCTGACCCATGAGCTTTGA
- a CDS encoding IS630 family transposase, whose product MANHPAAPLLLRQGDREKLQRLVRSTSVRAGLAQRARIVLLAAEGISNTEIAEKVGATRNTVIAWRARYEEAGIEGLADHDRSGRPRRIDHRAIVAATLTPPPKKLGVTHWSSRLLAGRLGIDHTTVAKAWREYGVHPWREGTFKFSTDPELVAKVVDVIGLYLAPPENAIVLCVDEKSQIQALERTAPGLPMQPGKAAARTHDYVRHGTSTLFAALEIATGHVTAACKPRHRRQEFLAFLRQVARAYPEGQLHLVMDNYAVHKTPEVKSWLAENPRFRVHFTPTSASWLNLVEVWFGIIERQALHRADVASVPELNAKIRAFVTGWNDRCHPFVWTKTSTEILNKANRSTTSITRH is encoded by the coding sequence ATGGCAAACCACCCTGCAGCCCCGTTGCTGTTGCGTCAGGGCGACCGGGAGAAGCTGCAAAGACTGGTGCGATCCACCTCGGTGCGGGCGGGGTTGGCGCAGAGGGCACGGATCGTGCTGCTGGCCGCCGAGGGGATCTCCAACACCGAGATCGCCGAGAAGGTGGGCGCGACCCGCAACACCGTGATCGCCTGGCGGGCCCGCTACGAGGAGGCCGGCATCGAGGGGCTGGCCGACCACGACCGGTCGGGGCGGCCGCGGCGGATCGATCATCGGGCGATCGTGGCGGCCACTTTGACCCCGCCGCCGAAGAAGCTGGGGGTTACGCACTGGTCCTCCCGGCTCCTGGCGGGCAGGCTGGGCATCGACCACACCACGGTGGCCAAAGCCTGGCGCGAGTACGGGGTTCACCCCTGGCGGGAGGGCACCTTCAAGTTCTCCACCGACCCCGAACTGGTCGCGAAAGTCGTCGACGTCATCGGTCTCTACCTCGCTCCACCGGAGAACGCGATCGTGCTGTGCGTGGACGAGAAGTCACAGATCCAAGCGCTCGAGCGCACCGCCCCGGGACTGCCAATGCAGCCCGGCAAGGCGGCGGCCCGCACCCACGACTACGTCCGCCACGGGACCTCCACCCTGTTCGCCGCACTGGAAATCGCCACCGGTCATGTCACCGCCGCGTGCAAGCCCAGGCACCGGCGCCAGGAGTTCCTGGCCTTCCTCAGACAGGTCGCCCGGGCCTACCCCGAGGGTCAGCTGCACCTGGTGATGGACAACTACGCGGTGCACAAGACCCCTGAGGTGAAGTCCTGGCTGGCCGAGAACCCCAGGTTCCGGGTGCACTTCACCCCGACCTCGGCGTCGTGGCTGAACCTCGTGGAAGTCTGGTTCGGGATTATCGAGCGCCAGGCCCTGCACCGGGCCGACGTCGCCTCGGTGCCTGAGCTCAACGCCAAGATCCGCGCCTTCGTCACCGGCTGGAACGACCGCTGTCACCCGTTCGTGTGGACCAAGACCAGCACCGAAATCCTCAACAAGGCCAACCGCTCAACGACTTCAATTACGCGCCACTAG
- a CDS encoding SAVED domain-containing protein, protein MRLVQRDSPFTALEVEARGVGNVDDVVLRGRNGADEFGQVKWSSKAGALLDEDFMTGVRAAGGTSLLQKLYGSYQKLRPAEGHGAHPTLQLITNRAADPGHDLLGHIDGRSDLLIPYAADQRSTSKAGILLAGWATHVKAERHELLEMLEHLRFTTGRTISGETERIQALMASVGLHSNHQSLEQGLSAAAAWVRNGLRTVTPQDVEKDIDRLGLQAGEPKAVLLVQAIDRDGHPEDATAALDWVDLFEGNAPRERTHPRDHRSWETMQQELEAAVQRLENAGWRKMVIRGAMRQATFFLVGAAAPRTRQWGLSYMQRRGSEAGHIWNTETPRVLVPQPIAQSTPVEAGNELAVVINFALDATPAVVSYVRQAGLHVREVLSLTPEEGAHDQSVAGSGEAICYVQHLINAIRRQIERHPSTERVHLFLAGPGGLALLLGHRWNRIGATTVYEHLGTGVGYAPAFQIP, encoded by the coding sequence ATGCGGCTCGTGCAACGTGACAGCCCCTTCACAGCCTTGGAAGTAGAAGCGCGTGGTGTCGGAAATGTCGACGACGTAGTGCTGCGCGGTCGTAACGGCGCTGACGAATTTGGACAGGTGAAATGGTCCAGCAAAGCAGGCGCCCTGTTGGACGAAGACTTCATGACTGGTGTGCGGGCAGCCGGGGGGACATCGCTGTTGCAGAAGCTGTACGGCAGCTACCAGAAGCTCCGTCCCGCTGAGGGGCACGGCGCCCACCCAACGCTTCAGCTCATCACTAATAGAGCAGCCGACCCGGGGCATGATCTTTTGGGGCACATCGACGGTCGCAGCGATCTACTCATTCCGTACGCCGCTGACCAAAGATCGACCAGCAAGGCTGGAATCCTCCTCGCTGGCTGGGCAACTCATGTCAAAGCCGAACGCCACGAACTCTTGGAAATGCTGGAGCATCTTCGATTCACCACCGGACGAACCATCTCGGGAGAAACGGAGCGGATCCAGGCACTGATGGCCAGCGTAGGCCTGCACTCAAACCACCAGTCCCTCGAACAAGGTCTCTCCGCGGCTGCAGCATGGGTGCGCAACGGGCTACGTACCGTAACCCCCCAGGATGTCGAGAAGGACATCGATCGCCTAGGTTTGCAGGCCGGAGAACCAAAAGCGGTGTTACTGGTGCAGGCCATTGACAGGGACGGCCACCCCGAAGACGCCACCGCAGCCCTTGATTGGGTCGACCTCTTCGAGGGCAACGCACCGAGAGAGAGAACTCATCCTCGGGACCACCGGAGCTGGGAAACCATGCAACAGGAGTTGGAAGCAGCAGTCCAACGACTCGAAAATGCAGGCTGGCGAAAAATGGTAATCCGAGGAGCCATGCGCCAGGCCACGTTCTTCCTTGTTGGAGCCGCTGCTCCCCGCACACGCCAATGGGGGCTGTCCTACATGCAACGTCGAGGCTCAGAAGCTGGCCATATCTGGAATACCGAAACCCCTCGCGTCCTCGTTCCCCAACCGATCGCCCAAAGTACACCAGTCGAGGCAGGCAACGAGCTGGCAGTGGTAATCAACTTCGCCCTCGATGCGACTCCAGCGGTCGTGAGCTACGTGCGCCAGGCCGGTCTGCATGTCAGGGAAGTTTTGTCACTGACTCCGGAAGAAGGAGCCCACGATCAGTCCGTCGCTGGCTCTGGTGAGGCCATTTGCTACGTTCAGCACCTCATCAACGCGATACGACGCCAAATTGAACGGCATCCATCGACAGAACGCGTGCACCTTTTTCTTGCTGGGCCTGGTGGATTAGCTTTGCTGCTGGGCCATCGCTGGAACCGCATCGGAGCCACTACTGTCTACGAACATTTAGGCACCGGCGTGGGCTATGCCCCCGCCTTCCAGATCCCGTAA
- a CDS encoding alpha/beta fold hydrolase produces the protein MRRRRRGWGITVGVLVVAVVAAAFALRSPSPVGHWNSRAGYEAFMADYERAWEPMPVPDETLDVRTGFGFVRVYRFEATTETPTQHPFVLLPGRSSPSPIWADNMASLLELGDVYVLDLLGEPGLSVQEVPIEDLADNAAWLDQALAELPEKRFNLLGLSIGGWTATNMATHHPERVASLLLIDPVYAFDNIPAETAVRAIPAAVPWLPKSWRDSFASYTAGGAPVEEEPVARMIETAMSAYSIKLPQPTLIPEASLEGLQMPVLAVLAGKSVMHDPQEATEVAERALQDGTVVVYPEASHAVGSEEAARIAQEIEVFLAAQE, from the coding sequence ATGCGTCGGCGCCGCCGGGGGTGGGGCATCACCGTTGGGGTGCTGGTCGTGGCGGTGGTAGCCGCCGCGTTCGCGCTGCGGAGCCCGAGCCCGGTGGGGCATTGGAACTCGCGTGCAGGGTACGAGGCGTTTATGGCCGACTATGAGCGGGCCTGGGAACCGATGCCTGTGCCGGACGAGACGCTGGATGTGCGTACCGGGTTCGGATTCGTGCGCGTCTACCGGTTCGAGGCCACGACCGAGACCCCGACGCAACACCCGTTCGTGCTGTTGCCGGGCCGGTCCTCGCCCAGTCCGATCTGGGCGGACAACATGGCTTCCCTGCTGGAGCTGGGCGATGTCTACGTCCTGGACCTGTTGGGAGAGCCGGGCCTGAGCGTGCAGGAGGTCCCGATCGAGGACTTGGCGGACAACGCCGCCTGGCTCGACCAAGCCCTGGCCGAGCTGCCCGAGAAAAGGTTCAACCTGCTGGGGCTGTCCATCGGCGGGTGGACGGCCACGAACATGGCCACCCATCACCCCGAGCGGGTGGCGAGCCTGCTGCTGATCGACCCGGTCTACGCCTTCGACAACATCCCCGCCGAGACCGCGGTGCGCGCGATTCCGGCCGCGGTGCCCTGGCTGCCGAAGTCCTGGCGTGACTCCTTCGCCTCCTACACCGCCGGGGGCGCACCGGTGGAGGAGGAGCCGGTGGCCCGCATGATCGAAACCGCGATGAGCGCCTACTCGATCAAGCTGCCCCAGCCGACCCTGATCCCCGAAGCAAGCTTGGAGGGCCTTCAGATGCCGGTCCTGGCAGTTCTGGCCGGCAAGTCCGTCATGCACGACCCCCAGGAGGCGACCGAGGTCGCCGAACGGGCACTGCAGGACGGCACCGTGGTC
- a CDS encoding Mov34/MPN/PAD-1 family protein, which produces MRKRPRPLVVDLHPEAEAEIHRLATIAGEVETGGLLLGWWDADQIVARQAVEVFDPAATSTSWTRDSRRSQHILERVLATEQHPWLGYIGDWHTHPAPCGPSPQDNHSICRASENYSHPLLLLVHRSDQMIEGRAAWHGQSCPVTVHVLHPRK; this is translated from the coding sequence ATGAGAAAACGTCCTCGGCCCCTGGTGGTCGACCTGCACCCTGAAGCTGAAGCGGAGATACACCGGCTCGCGACCATAGCCGGTGAAGTGGAGACAGGAGGCCTGCTTTTGGGATGGTGGGACGCCGATCAAATCGTCGCACGGCAGGCTGTGGAAGTATTCGACCCAGCCGCGACCAGCACCTCGTGGACCCGAGACTCACGACGATCCCAACACATCCTGGAACGAGTTTTGGCCACAGAACAACATCCCTGGCTGGGCTACATCGGCGATTGGCACACACACCCGGCGCCATGCGGTCCCAGCCCGCAAGACAATCACAGCATCTGCCGCGCGTCCGAGAACTACTCTCATCCGCTACTTCTTTTGGTGCATCGCAGCGATCAGATGATTGAGGGACGCGCCGCTTGGCATGGACAGTCTTGCCCAGTGACAGTTCACGTCCTTCATCCCAGGAAATGA
- a CDS encoding ThiF family adenylyltransferase, translating into MNVAASAELDQWRERLQALGFDDDGHRLCGPVQWEHPDRGAVSARIEVAPDNRFPFAPPQVRILETSTPLELTFHIERAEKPGGNGHLCLWEDDWDVAVAPWRDPQQLLHRVAGWLENTAHGWPDDNACDLERYLPPDHGPLVLYDNDELQNLKQVPVRVRDGQTTATVRVTAETRAGSMSDSRRRLARKDQHLAWVEDLGTLEQPVRSWADLENRLGTRAANIAAGISAGLIERLILRYQRGTQSSVLVVRARTSPARGIAVTACESADVSGSTRRMRAGRQARALGDTKVAIVGCGAIGSFAADLLFRSGVHRLTLIDGEVLRPGNVVRHLAGRDQVGLPKVKAVRACLDAIDNTTKVRATSGSVRSLSDAIKLVCEHDVVVDATASARASSVFATAAEIIGGVVVSVCVQREGDVVRVDRFPADEGETYLPGLALIEDGDLPWERGCGSPVSLTPPGAVVAAAELACRVVIDEALSHRTYPASLAEVRRSQPEAPFDQVGWVEGQTERQTVSAPPSKGHEGGNSSTTTPQQLPT; encoded by the coding sequence GTGAACGTCGCCGCCTCCGCAGAGCTGGACCAGTGGCGAGAGCGTCTGCAAGCACTGGGTTTCGACGACGACGGACATCGACTGTGTGGGCCCGTCCAGTGGGAGCATCCGGATCGCGGTGCCGTAAGTGCCCGGATCGAAGTGGCTCCGGATAACCGATTTCCTTTCGCCCCTCCTCAGGTACGGATTCTGGAGACAAGTACCCCGCTGGAACTCACCTTCCACATCGAGCGGGCTGAAAAGCCCGGGGGCAACGGCCACCTCTGTCTGTGGGAGGACGACTGGGACGTCGCGGTCGCTCCTTGGCGTGATCCCCAACAACTGTTGCACCGAGTGGCCGGCTGGCTGGAAAACACCGCCCACGGCTGGCCCGACGACAATGCATGCGACCTGGAACGCTATCTACCTCCGGACCACGGTCCTCTCGTCCTGTACGACAACGACGAACTCCAAAACCTCAAGCAGGTACCAGTGCGCGTACGAGATGGACAGACAACCGCCACGGTACGGGTTACCGCTGAAACTCGGGCTGGATCCATGTCGGACAGCCGTAGACGCCTGGCCCGCAAGGATCAGCACCTGGCCTGGGTGGAAGATCTCGGCACGTTGGAGCAACCGGTCCGCTCATGGGCAGACCTTGAAAATCGGCTTGGCACACGTGCCGCCAACATCGCCGCAGGGATAAGCGCTGGACTCATCGAACGCCTCATCCTGCGCTACCAACGAGGCACCCAATCGTCTGTGCTCGTTGTGCGTGCCCGCACTTCTCCAGCGAGGGGAATTGCCGTTACAGCCTGTGAAAGTGCCGACGTCAGCGGCTCCACGCGCAGGATGCGTGCTGGCCGTCAGGCCCGCGCACTTGGTGACACCAAGGTCGCCATTGTGGGTTGCGGTGCCATTGGCTCCTTTGCTGCCGACCTGCTGTTCCGTTCCGGCGTCCACCGGTTGACCCTGATCGACGGCGAAGTTCTCCGGCCCGGAAACGTAGTGCGCCACCTTGCTGGCAGGGACCAGGTGGGGCTCCCCAAAGTGAAAGCCGTCCGGGCTTGTCTGGACGCCATTGATAACACCACCAAGGTTCGCGCAACGAGCGGATCGGTACGAAGCCTTTCCGACGCGATCAAGCTGGTCTGTGAACACGACGTGGTCGTGGACGCAACAGCTAGTGCACGGGCTAGCAGCGTGTTCGCTACGGCGGCCGAGATCATCGGCGGTGTCGTCGTGTCAGTCTGCGTTCAGCGAGAAGGTGATGTGGTGCGCGTGGACCGTTTCCCCGCGGATGAAGGGGAAACCTATCTACCGGGGCTCGCGCTGATCGAGGATGGGGACCTGCCTTGGGAGCGTGGGTGCGGAAGCCCGGTGTCTCTCACACCCCCCGGAGCCGTGGTTGCGGCGGCTGAGCTAGCCTGTCGGGTCGTCATCGATGAGGCCCTTTCTCACCGGACTTATCCGGCGAGCCTTGCGGAGGTACGCCGGTCCCAACCGGAGGCGCCTTTCGATCAGGTGGGATGGGTTGAGGGCCAGACCGAGCGACAAACAGTATCGGCACCGCCCTCCAAGGGCCATGAAGGCGGCAACAGCTCAACAACCACTCCCCAGCAATTGCCGACATGA
- a CDS encoding GNAT family N-acetyltransferase, protein MDFLGIPTLTGTLATLEPLAPEHAGELAEAVAEENLYQVWYARLPAPEAMGAEVEKRLAGHAAGHLVPWTIRAGDGRAVGMTTFLNIRADHRRLEIGSTWIAPSVQGTGLNTEVKLLQLTHAFEALDCIAVEFRTHWHNHRSRRAIAALGAKQDGVLRNHDLWRDGTMRDVVVFSIINSEWPTVRLSLTEKLRTRTAA, encoded by the coding sequence ATGGACTTTCTGGGGATCCCCACGCTCACCGGCACTTTGGCCACCCTCGAGCCGCTTGCGCCGGAGCACGCCGGGGAACTGGCGGAGGCGGTCGCGGAGGAGAACCTCTACCAGGTTTGGTACGCCCGCCTGCCTGCCCCGGAAGCGATGGGCGCGGAGGTCGAGAAGCGGCTGGCCGGCCACGCGGCCGGTCACCTCGTGCCGTGGACCATCCGGGCCGGCGACGGGAGGGCGGTGGGGATGACGACCTTCCTCAACATCCGTGCCGATCACCGGCGTCTGGAGATCGGGTCCACCTGGATCGCTCCCAGTGTTCAGGGCACCGGGCTGAACACCGAGGTGAAACTGCTCCAGCTCACCCACGCCTTTGAGGCTCTGGACTGTATCGCGGTGGAGTTCCGCACTCACTGGCACAACCACCGGTCGAGGCGGGCGATCGCCGCCCTGGGTGCGAAACAGGACGGGGTGCTGCGCAATCACGACCTGTGGCGTGACGGGACCATGCGCGATGTGGTGGTGTTCTCCATCATCAACAGCGAGTGGCCCACCGTGCGGTTATCCCTGACCGAGAAGCTACGCACCCGCACTGCGGCATGA